Proteins encoded together in one Rhipicephalus sanguineus isolate Rsan-2018 chromosome 9, BIME_Rsan_1.4, whole genome shotgun sequence window:
- the LOC119405806 gene encoding uncharacterized protein LOC119405806 has product MEQTDGTSSRDQNLPEQRGEPSCSAIAVRLPQYWDQHPSAWFLQAESQFEVAGIRSQATKFHYAVAALSPTAIDEVADLLSNPLSANAYDDLKTTLLQRTAVSQRARIQQLLSTEELGDRRPSQLLRRMKQLLGDNARSVDDALLCELFLQRLPANVQMVLATASTMDLTGLAALADKVMEVATPAIAATTPSTGEGTTTLRTLPSFSTAQSPLDALCERLERIVSAAEQRRASPHRSRHRSSSKPRRTPTSRDASPTPGICYYHRRFGNDSRHCRRPCAWQGNRPADL; this is encoded by the coding sequence ATGGAACAGACTGACGGTACAAGTTCTCGAGACCAGAACCTTCCCGAGCAACGCGGTGAGCCTTCCTGTTCAGCCATCGCTGTCCGCCTTCCTCAGTACTGGGACCAGCATCCTTCGGCGTGGTTTCTTCAGGCGGAATCACAATTTGAAGTTGCTGGTATCCGCTCCCAAGCTACGAAGTTCCACTATGCTGTTGCGGCACTCTCGCCCACCGCCATTGACGAAGTAGCGGATCTGTTGAGCAACCCGCTGTCTGCGAACGCCTACGACGATCTCAAGACGACCCTGCTACAGCGCACGGCAGTTTCACAGCGTGCTCGCATACAGCAGCTTCTGTCCACTGAAGAACTCGGCGACCGACGCCCCAGCCAACTTCTTCGCCGAATGAAGCAGCTGCTCGGAGACAACGCGAGATCCGTCGACGACGCGCTGTTATGCGAGCTGTTTTTACAACGACTGCCGGCTAACGTGCAGATGGTTCTGGCAACAGCTTCTACCATGGACCTCACCGGACTTGCCGCGTTGGCTGACAAGGTGATGGAAGTAGCCACGCCAGCCATCGCAGCCACGACACCGTCGACTGGTGAGGGTACCACCACGCTGCGAACTCTGCCGTCTTTTTCGACAGCCCAGTCGCCGCTCGACGCCCTGTGCGAGCGTCTCGAACGCATCGTCTCTGCAGCAGAACAACGCCGCGCGTCACCTCACCGTTCACGCCACCGAAGTTCCAGCAAGCCGAGACGCACACCCACTAGCCGTGACGCGTCACCAACGCCTGGCATCTGCTACTACCATCGCCGTTTTGGAAACGACTCTCGACACTGCCGCCGTCCTTGTGCGTGGCAGGGAAACAGGCCGGCCGACCTCTGA